GTCTCCTACGAAGCGTCACCCGTCGGCCCCGAACAGATTGATTACTGCCGCCAGGTTTACGCCGCCATCCAAGGCGAACTCTCCAAGGTCATCGTCGGCCAGCAACAGGTCGTCGAAGAGATCCTCATCGCCATCTTCACCCGTTCGCACGCGCTCCTCGTCGGCGTGCCCGGCCTCGCGAAAACCCTGCTCATCTCGACCCTCGCCGACACGCTCGCCATGTCGTTCAAGCGCGTGCAGTTCACGCCCGACTTGATGCCGTCCGACATCACCGGCACCGAGGTCATCTACACCGATCCGCTCACCCAGGAGCGCTCCTTCAAGTTCATCAACGGTCCTCTCTTCGCCAACATCGTCCTCGCCGACGAAATCAACCGCACACCTCCGAAAACCCAGGCCGCCTTGCTCGAGGCCATGCAGGAGCGCCGCGTTACTGTCGGTGGCAAAACCCACAAGCTCCCCGCCCCGTTCTTCGTGCTCGCGACCCAGAATCCGCTGGAGCAGGAAGGCACCTATCCTCTCCCCGAGGCGCAGCTCGACAGATTTATGTTCCTCATCCGCGTTGGCTATCCGTCCGACGAGGAAGAGCTCGAAATCATGAAGCGCGCCTCCGCCAAGGGTGAACAACCGCAGGTCGTCATCGACGCCGAGCAGGTCATCGCCCTCCAGGAGATCGTGAAATCGATGCCGGTCGCCGACCACGTGTATCACTACGCCAAGGCCCTCGTCCGCGCCACCCGCACCGGCGAACCCGACGCACTGGAACCCGCGAAGAAATGGTTGAGCGTCGGTGCCGGTCCCCGCGCCAGCCTCTCGATCATCACCGCCGCCAAGGCCCACGCCGTCATCCACGGCCAGAACCATGTCGGCTGCGAAAACATCGCGGCGGTCGCCCACGCGATCCTGCGCCACCGTATCGCCGTGAACTTCACCGCGCAGAGCGAAGGCGTCACCACCGACGCGGTCATCACCGAGCTCCTCCAGCTCATCCCCGCCAACCAGCCGCTAGCCTGAGTCCGTTCTCCGCCGTCGGTCTTCAGTCACCTGAAGTCCGTCTTCCCGTAGTCTGTCCTCCGTCCTCTGTCTTCAGTCATGGCCGCCACGCATACCCTCCTCGACCCCGACACACTGTCGCGCGCTGAACCGCTCGGTCTCTTCGCGCGTCGCGTCGTCGAGGGCTATCGCGTGGGCGAACATCGTTCACCGTTCAACGGCTTCGCCATCGAGTTTTCGCAACACCGCGAATACTCGCCCGGCGACGACCCGCGCCACCTGGACTGGAAGATCCTCGGCCGTTCCGACAAGTATTACATCAAGCAATACGAACAGGACACCAACTTCGTCGCGCACCTCCTCCTCGATGGCAGCGCGTCGATGTCGTTCGCTTCCGGCACTGTATCGAAAATCCAATACGCCCGCGGACTTGTCGCGTGCTTGAGCTTCCTGATCCTCCAGCAACGCGACGCCGTCACCGCCACGATCTTCGACGACCGCCCGCGCGAGACGTTTCAACGCACCGACAGTCTCGGCAAGGTCCACCAGCTTTGCACGCAGCTCACGAATTTCACCCCCGCCCGCCCCGGTAATCTCCGCGCCTGCCTTCAGGATTACGCCGCCCGCCTCAGCGCCCGCGGCATCGTGGTGGTCATCAGTGATCTGCTCGATGATCCGGCCGACCTCCTGCAAGGCCTGCGTCGCCTGAGCCTCACCCGCAGCGAGGTCATCGTCTTCCAAGTGCTCGACAACGAGGAGATCACGTTCCCGCTCGAAGGAAACGTCCGCTTCATCGGACTGGAAGACGACTCGCGCCTCCAGACCAACCCCGCCGATCTGCGCAAGAGCTACCTCGCCGCGTTCAACGAGCATCAGAAGGCCGTCCGCCGCGCCTGCGAACAATGCGGCGTCCATTATACTCTCTGCGACACCAGCCGCCCCCTCGCCGAGGCCCTGACCGGTTACCTCGCTTTCCGCTCCAAAGCCGGCTGACCCCACCGCACCCGCGATGCAATTTTTAGCCCCAGCCGCCCTCGCCGGACTCGCCGCAGTTTCCCTGCCGGTGATCATCCATCTGCTCAACAAACTCCGCATCCGCGAAGTGCGTTGGGCCGCGATGCGTTTCCTTCTGGCTGCCGCGCAGAAAAACCAACGCCGCGTAAAAATGCAGGACCTCCTGCTGCTCATCCTGCGCTGCCTCGTGCTCGCCTTGATCGTGTTCGCATTCGCCCGCCCCACCTTCCAGGCCGTCGAAAAATCCAGCCTCGTCGCCGGCGATCCGCTCACCGTCATGGTCCTTCTCGACCAGTCAGCCAGCATGGGTGCCAGCGATGGTGTAGAGACACGTTTCGCCGCCGCGCGCACCGCGACTCTCAGTTTCCTCGAGGAACTTCCCTCCGGTTCCGCCGCCGGCCTGTTGCTCGTCAACGATAGCTACGCCAGTCCCGTCTCCCGTCCGTCCCGCGATCTCTCCCTGGTTCGTCGCAGTGTGGAACTCGCCAAGATCACCGACCGTGGAACTGATTTTCAACCCGCCCTCCGCGCTGCGATCGAGGCGTTGCGCAATCTGCCCGGCCGCCGCGAAATCCATCTCTTCACCGACAACCAGCTCTCCGGCTGGCGCACCCTCGAGCCCGTGCGCGAATTTCTGAAGACCGCCCCCGACATCAAGGTCTTCATCGTCACCCCCGGCGCCGGCTCCGCCAGCACCGGCAACCTCGCCATCACCAACCTCAAGCTCGACACCGCCATCCCCGTTGCCGGCCAGCCCATGCGCGTCCTCGCCGAGATCACCAACCACGGCGAAGCCCCCGTGGATGGCGTGCGCCTTACCCTCTCGGTGGACGATGATGCCCCGTCCGCCGACGCCGTGGTCGGCCAGCTCGCCGCCGGTGGCACCCGTTATGTGCCGTTGCTGGTTCGTCTGCCGGGCACCGGTTTCCACACGCTCACCGCCGCCTTGCCCTCCGACCGTCTCGCCTTCGACAACCGCCGCACGCTGGCCCTCGAGATCGCGCCGGCCCGTGACGTGCTCGTCGTCGAATCCCGCCGCGGCCCCGCCCCGTGGCAGGGCACCGGGCACTTCCTCGCGAGCGCACTCGCTCCCGTCGATGAAGAAGCAGCCTCGCGTCATTATCTCCATGTCACCCGCGTCACCGCTGCCGATGTCGATGCGTCCAAATTGTCCGGCTACTCCGTGATTTTTCTCGCCGGCGCCGATCCGCTGCTGCCCGCCGCCGTGACCGGGCTCGCCCAGTTCGTGCGCGATGGTGGCGGTCTCGTCGTCATGCCCGGCGATGCCACCCCCGCCGACTTGTTCCTCGATGCGCCCTGGCCGGACCTCCTGCCCGCCTCCATCAACCCGCCTTCCGCCCCGTCTCAAGGCACCATCGAAGCCGGACCTTATAACAATCCCCTGCTCACCCTCTGGAACGATCCCGCCTCGGGCAACCTCTCGGCCGTGCGTTTCAGCAAGGTCTTCTCGCTCGATCCCGTGAAGTCCGCCGAGGTCTCCACCGTGCTTCGTCTCGCCGACACGACCCCGGTGATAATGGAGCGCACCGTTGGCAAAGGCCGCGTGGTCCTGTTCGCCGCGCCCCCCGTCCCCACGTGGACCAATCTCCCGCTGCACCCCGCCTTCGTGCCGCTCGTCCACCGTCTCTACGCCGCCACCGCGCACACCTCTTCGCTCAAGCTCAACCTGGCCCCCGGCGATACGTTCCAGGCTCCCGTGCCCATCGAACAACTCAACCGCGATGTCTATGTGCGCGGTCCCGGTGAGAACGCCAAGATCGTCGCCGTCGGCCGCACCGAGCTCGTCGGCACGCAAGCCATGCTTCGTGTTCGCAACACGTCCGACGCCGGCCGCTATACCGTTTACGTCGGCCAGAATGAACGCCCCGATTTCTACTTCGCCGTTCAATCCCCGTCCGACGAATCCGACCTCAAGACCGCTCCGTCCGACATCCTCACGACTGACGTCATTCCCACGGCCACCGCCGCGGGCGCCTCTGCACCGGCAGCAGTCGCCGCGCCGTCGGGCCCGCTCCTCACCGCACGGCAGCTTTGGATGATCGCCCTCGCCGCCGCCGCTTTTCTTTCCTGCACCGAGCTCATGCTGGCCCTTCGCTCCAGCCGCTCCCGCTAACGCCCCATGGACTGGCTTCGCACACTCTTCTACCCCGGCTCCACCAGCAGCAGCGGCTCCACTTCGCTCACGTTTGAGGGCCTCGATCCCGGCTGGGCGCTCATCGGCTGGATCGTCTTCGCGCTCGTGCTGTGGTGGCTGCACGCCCGCCTGATCTCTAACACCCCGCGCGTCAAACGCGGGGTCATCGTCGGCCTGCGCCTGCTTTTTGCTGCAGCGTTGCTCTTCGCGGCCACGCGTCCCGTGCTCATCACCACGCTCGTCGAGAAGGTCCGCCAAAAACTCATCGTGATGGTCGACGCGTCCGCGAGCATGGACCTCGCCGATTTGCGCACCTCGCCCGAGGACCGCGCCCGCGCCTTGATCGCCTCCGGCAAGCTTTCGCCCGATGGCGGCCTGTCGCAAACCGTCCCCTCCGACGCCGCCCGCCCCACCCGGCGCGACGTCGTCAAATCCATCGCATCGAACGGAAAACTAAACCTCTGGTCGCAGCTCAATGATCGCGCCGAGCTCGTGTTCTACACCTTCGGCCATGACGCGACCGAGACGCCCCCGCCCGCTTCCGGCACCGATGGCGTTGCCGCCGCCAAGGCCTTCTTCGACGCACTTCCCGCCAACGACCAGACCACCGCCCTCGGCGAAAGCCTCCGCCAGATCCTCGACCGCCACCGCGGCGAGCCGCTCGCCGGCGTGTTTGTCATGACCGACGGCGCCAACAATCGCGGCCTCGCCCCGTCCGAAGCCGCCGTCTCCGCCCGCGCCGATGGCATCCCGCTCTTTCTTTACGGCGTCGGCGTCACCGAGCCCAAGGATGTCGCGCTGACCTCGGCCGACGCCCCGCGCATCGCGTTCCTTAAAGAGCGGGTCAACATCCGCGTCCGCCTCACCGCCAATGGTTTTGAAGGCCAGCCCGTCGTCGTCTCGTTGCGCGATCCCGCCGTCCCCAATTCCGCCCTGCTCGCCGAGAGCACCGTCACCCTCGCCGCCCGCGGCACCGTTGACACCGAGCTTTCCTTCATCCCCGAAAAAGCCGGCGAGATCGCCCTCGAAGTCGCCTCCAAGCCCCTCGACGGC
This portion of the Rariglobus hedericola genome encodes:
- a CDS encoding AAA family ATPase; its protein translation is MSDSTEESVPAPAPETAAPVSYEASPVGPEQIDYCRQVYAAIQGELSKVIVGQQQVVEEILIAIFTRSHALLVGVPGLAKTLLISTLADTLAMSFKRVQFTPDLMPSDITGTEVIYTDPLTQERSFKFINGPLFANIVLADEINRTPPKTQAALLEAMQERRVTVGGKTHKLPAPFFVLATQNPLEQEGTYPLPEAQLDRFMFLIRVGYPSDEEELEIMKRASAKGEQPQVVIDAEQVIALQEIVKSMPVADHVYHYAKALVRATRTGEPDALEPAKKWLSVGAGPRASLSIITAAKAHAVIHGQNHVGCENIAAVAHAILRHRIAVNFTAQSEGVTTDAVITELLQLIPANQPLA
- a CDS encoding DUF58 domain-containing protein — its product is MAATHTLLDPDTLSRAEPLGLFARRVVEGYRVGEHRSPFNGFAIEFSQHREYSPGDDPRHLDWKILGRSDKYYIKQYEQDTNFVAHLLLDGSASMSFASGTVSKIQYARGLVACLSFLILQQRDAVTATIFDDRPRETFQRTDSLGKVHQLCTQLTNFTPARPGNLRACLQDYAARLSARGIVVVISDLLDDPADLLQGLRRLSLTRSEVIVFQVLDNEEITFPLEGNVRFIGLEDDSRLQTNPADLRKSYLAAFNEHQKAVRRACEQCGVHYTLCDTSRPLAEALTGYLAFRSKAG
- a CDS encoding BatA domain-containing protein, producing the protein MQFLAPAALAGLAAVSLPVIIHLLNKLRIREVRWAAMRFLLAAAQKNQRRVKMQDLLLLILRCLVLALIVFAFARPTFQAVEKSSLVAGDPLTVMVLLDQSASMGASDGVETRFAAARTATLSFLEELPSGSAAGLLLVNDSYASPVSRPSRDLSLVRRSVELAKITDRGTDFQPALRAAIEALRNLPGRREIHLFTDNQLSGWRTLEPVREFLKTAPDIKVFIVTPGAGSASTGNLAITNLKLDTAIPVAGQPMRVLAEITNHGEAPVDGVRLTLSVDDDAPSADAVVGQLAAGGTRYVPLLVRLPGTGFHTLTAALPSDRLAFDNRRTLALEIAPARDVLVVESRRGPAPWQGTGHFLASALAPVDEEAASRHYLHVTRVTAADVDASKLSGYSVIFLAGADPLLPAAVTGLAQFVRDGGGLVVMPGDATPADLFLDAPWPDLLPASINPPSAPSQGTIEAGPYNNPLLTLWNDPASGNLSAVRFSKVFSLDPVKSAEVSTVLRLADTTPVIMERTVGKGRVVLFAAPPVPTWTNLPLHPAFVPLVHRLYAATAHTSSLKLNLAPGDTFQAPVPIEQLNRDVYVRGPGENAKIVAVGRTELVGTQAMLRVRNTSDAGRYTVYVGQNERPDFYFAVQSPSDESDLKTAPSDILTTDVIPTATAAGASAPAAVAAPSGPLLTARQLWMIALAAAAFLSCTELMLALRSSRSR